DNA from Macadamia integrifolia cultivar HAES 741 chromosome 12, SCU_Mint_v3, whole genome shotgun sequence:
CAGGGGTTGCTAGGGGCGGGAGAAGTGGTAGAGCGGCAAAGCCGCTATAGTCGACAGTGAGTGACGAGGGCCACGTGGGCGGCTGTTGAGGGATGTAGGTGGAACATGGTTAATGATGAGTGGGGTCTGTTGGTCTTGCATGGAGCGAAATACATCAAAGCATGTTTAGTCTACCATGCTCAACTGGTGAGGCTGGAGCCTCAAGAACTTGTGGTGTTGACTGTTGACCCTATTGGTGacggggaaaaaaaagaagagaatgattCGGCTTGTCAAGAGTGACAAGGTccaactttatttataatagaagaaGGAATTATGATTATGGGATGTTAGGTAAGGACTCACAATCCTTATCCTAAGTTCCTAACATCTACATAAAATCTACTAGATACATTGCCCCTAGAATTCTAACATTTCCCAATGCCAAATGACTATATAACATGTTTGTATCGGAAATGTGAGCAGTGTTCCTCACATATTATGTGAGGTTAACAAAGTCCATACCAAAATATTCAAAGGCCCTAAAGGGCGAGGGCGACTTTGAGTCATTAATACCCAATAGTTTTCACTTACAATAAGTGTGCATAGTACTTCACATGACAAAGGGGAGATAAAAgagaaatttatatatataagtatatatatatatatatatagatgttTCTCTTGTATTTCATGGTGCTTTAggaatttaaaacaaaaaaggcTACTTCACTCATTACGTAGAATTTAAGGTCACATGTTCTGTAaactttttttggttgaaacaacCAAAGTTTTAACATCTTGTGTGGATTAAGATGTGTGTTGTTGAGTTCAAGGTTTTGAATAGCAAGAGGCTTAACCATGGAAGCACTTGCAGCAAGGTCTCCACCAAGTCTTGAACTCTCGACTCAAATGTTGCTCACCACATTAAATCACAATTGAGGCTAAAGAGGTTGGTCTATTtctttcagatttttatcaaaACTATAAAAATTTCACATGTGAGAACTATCTGTTTTTATTTCATAGTTACTAAAAAAGCTTTATCACGCAGGCTGATTGGTTTAGTGCTTGAGAATATAGATATGCCAATATGCCATATTTAGTGGTCTTAAGTTTGCTGGCTTTATTTTATTACATACCTGCTTTCTTAGCCTCAATTGACTTTGTTGCATTATTGTTTGTGGCATGCTTGTGTTCCGAAGTAACATATGATTTGTGGTTGCTGTTAGAATTTATTCGGACAATCTAGAGCCTACGGACGTCAAGTGACTTATCCATATCTGTTCTACATCAGGTCTTCCATTATTGCTGATGTTATAGAATGGACTTTAAATTAGTCCTGTTATAAGGGCTAAGTGATAAATACACATGCAGTAGAGTTCTAATAGTATCTTGCAGAATTTATGTCATAATTTAGCAAGTGTAACTGGCGCCTCAAGAGTGGTTATTGTATATAATGAATAATTTATTGAAATGAGTCACTTACTTGGTGAATGACGTAACCGGTGATTGATTTATAGATAAAATCAGGTTGAGTGGGGTTAGATGCAGTGTTGTGTTATTAGTGCCTCAAAAATGTGCTTGCCATATATAAGAAGTGAAATTGTGTTGATTCTATGAGATGGATTGGAATGAGTCACTTAACATAGTAAATGACTCCATCAGGTTATTGATTTGTAGATAAAATCACCTTGAGTGTGGTTAATTGTAGTGTTGTGTCACTAGcattcccccccaccccccccaaacaCCATCATTCAATGATCTTCAAGTTGCCATCAATGGTTTGGCATAATTTTTCTTGCTGAGGTGCTGCTATATGTCTAACATTTGACAGTTCTATTCATAATTATGTTTCTGATATTGCTATGACATTGTTTTGAACTTTGTATATGGGTTTAGTATGTTGGAAGTTCaggtttttaattttgaaatagaaatctaACGCAATAGATCACTTGATGTTCTTATGTTGTGAATTTCTTTGCCGTTTCTTACATTTTTCTCCAACATGTTAATTCTAAAATATTTATTGGTTTATTTCCTCTGATattactatattttttttcctctctattAGTGTTCTTAGTACAATTAGAACATAGACTATATCATACATAACTGCagcttcttccatttttttttttacaataaattatcaattatctttctctttatttatttttaaacaatTTCTGTTCTTCGTATTTTTTTTCAACAGGTTCAACTAATCTAAGGGTGATATTGGGACTCCAGTATTGGTCTGTATTTTTGGAACACATGAGAATGGTCGGTATTTAGATAATAGAGTTCCCACAACATTTTTACAAATGGGTTTGCATCAATTCAAAAAGGGGTAAAGGTGATAGGATTTGTATTGGACCTGCATAAGCAAGGCTTGCAAacagaggaaaagaaaatttgtaaACATGGATGCTTTTGACCAATCGGAGAGGATATTCTTTTCACAGTCTTCTGCAATCATTTTCTTACACGGATTTTCTGCTGCTTCACACctaatttggattttatttttgtccATTTCCTTGGCTTATAAGAGATACATGATGCCTACCcttgaaaaatcaaaaccaatgcTGAAAAATACATACATATTATACTATTGGCCAACTCTTTTATCTTCCGTAAGTCTGTTTTTCTGTGATCTTCTCCTATGCGTGTTAAACTCTCTCTCTGGGTATGGACATGGTTGGTCTGATCTAAAGATTGTTACCCAATTGGATTTTGCATTCAGAACACTCTCTTGGTTTGTGATTTTTACCTACTTGTACATTCAATTTTCTCATACAAGTGAGAACAGGTACCCTCTTTTACTAAGGATTTGGTGGGCCTACTACTTCTTAATGTCTTGTTCCTATTTTGTAATACATCTTGGCTTGTATTGGAAATATTTGTCCTTACCACTCTTGTTATGGGTCTATGATGTTGTATCCATTATTGTTGGTTTGTTCTTTGGTTATGTTGGGTTAGTGGACAAAGGGCAAGACAATGAAGATTCCCATCTTTTGGATCCTCTTTTGAAAATTAGTTCAACTCAAAACAATGGTGATGGTAGAAAAGGATCAAGTGTTGGTGAAGAGAATTTAACTCCTTATGTAAAAGCCAATATTCTTAGTAGTTTTACTTTCTCTTGGATGGGTCCTTTGCTTGCACCCAAGCATAAAAAAACGTTGGACCTTGAAGATGTTCCTGAGCTTGCCAATTGTGATAGGGCTAATATAGTCTTTActtgttttagaaataaacttAAATATGATGGCAATGGCAGTAGTAATGGTGGTGAGGTAAGCATACTCAAGCTGGTGAAAGCATTGATTCTCTCAATGTGGAAGGAAATTCTATGGACAGCTTTATTCTCCATTGTATGCACATTGGCTTCTTATGTTGGACCATACCTTATTGTTGCTTTTATTCAATATCTCAATAGCCCTTACAAACTAAAGAACAAAGGCTATGTActagtgtttattttctttttctcgaAGATTATAAGTTGCCTTTCAGATAGACACTTGTCGTTTCAATTGCGAAAGATGGCAATTAGGGTCCGTGCTACCTTGTTCGCAATGATTTATGAGAAAGGTCTCAGGCTTTCAAGCCAATCAAAGCAAAGCTACACAAGTGGAGAGACCACTAATTTGATGACTGTTGATGTTGAGAGGATTGGATTTTTCAGTTGGTACTTGCACGATATATGGAGGGTGCCTCTTCAAGTTGTTTTAGCATTATTGATATTGTATACAAGACTTGGGCTTGCTTCACTTGTAGCTTTTGTTACCACAATGATTTTGATGTTAGTAAATATTCCGCTAGGAAAACTACAAGAGAAATTTCAGGGGGAATTAATGGATTCAAAGGATAAAAGGATGAAGGTGACATCTGAAGTTTTGAGAAATATGAGAATTCTCAAGCTCCAGGCTTGGGAGATGAAGTTCTTGGCTAAGATAATTGAGCTTAggaattttgaaacaaaatggtTAAAAAAGTTACTTTATACATCCGCTATAACTGCCTTTATCTACTTGTCTGCGCCCATGTTTGTATCTGTGGTTACTTTTGGGTTCTGTATCCTTATGAGAATGCCGTTAGACTCGGGGAAGATACTATCTGCATTGGCAACATTTCAGATATTACAAGGGCCTATTTATAATCTCCCAGATACAATCTCTATGGTGGTTCAAACTAAGGTTTCCCTCGACAGGATAATTTTATTCCTCCGTCTTGATGACCATCCAAATATAGTACAAAAGCTTCCAAAAGATAGTGTTGAGGTTGCAATTGAGATAGTCAAGGGTAATTTCTCATGGGAGCTTCATTCCTCTAATCTCACATTAAAAGATCTTAATTTCCGAGTGTATCATGGTATGAGAGTGGCTGTTTGTGGTTCTGTGGGTTCAGGCAAGTCAAGCCTACTTTCATGCATGTTGGGAGAAGTGCCGAAGGTATCAGGAGCCATTAAGTTGAATGGAACAATGGCCTATGTTGCACAATCACCATGGATTCAGAGTGGAAAGATAATAGACAATATATTGTTTGGTAAGGAGATGGACAATAAAAGGTATGAGATGATCCTTGAAGCATGTTCATTGAAGAAGGACCTAGAATTATTTGCCTTTGGGGACCATACTATTataggggagagggggatcaatCTGAGTGGCGGGCAGAAGCAAAGAATCCAGATTGCACGTGCTTTATACTATGACGCTGATATTTATCTACTTGATGATCCTTTTAGTGCTGTGGATGCTCACACAGGAACTCATGTTTTTAAGGTAATTGCTTTTTTACACTACTTCCAAAACTTCCTTTAATGAAATTGGCATGAAGCTATACATCTCATTGCTtacatcagatttttttttttttttactataagCTGAGTTTGATTTTAGAATTGATATAAGAAGAATGATGACTAAAAGAAGGTTAAGATCGAAGATCTTTCTTAGGGAGCGATTACGATACTTGAACTCTGTATTATGTCAGGAGTAGTGGA
Protein-coding regions in this window:
- the LOC122057667 gene encoding ABC transporter C family member 3-like isoform X3; its protein translation is MDAFDQSERIFFSQSSAIIFLHGFSAASHLIWILFLSISLAYKRYMMPTLEKSKPMLKNTYILYYWPTLLSSVSLFFCDLLLCVLNSLSGYGHGWSDLKIVTQLDFAFRTLSWFVIFTYLYIQFSHTSENRYPLLLRIWWAYYFLMSCSYFVIHLGLYWKYLSLPLLLWVYDVVSIIVGLFFGYVGLVDKGQDNEDSHLLDPLLKISSTQNNGDGRKGSSVGEENLTPYVKANILSSFTFSWMGPLLAPKHKKTLDLEDVPELANCDRANIVFTCFRNKLKYDGNGSSNGGEVSILKLVKALILSMWKEILWTALFSIVCTLASYVGPYLIVAFIQYLNSPYKLKNKGYVLVFIFFFSKIISCLSDRHLSFQLRKMAIRVRATLFAMIYEKGLRLSSQSKQSYTSGETTNLMTVDVERIGFFSWYLHDIWRVPLQVVLALLILYTRLGLASLVAFVTTMILMLVNIPLGKLQEKFQGELMDSKDKRMKVTSEVLRNMRILKLQAWEMKFLAKIIELRNFETKWLKKLLYTSAITAFIYLSAPMFVSVVTFGFCILMRMPLDSGKILSALATFQILQGPIYNLPDTISMVVQTKVSLDRIILFLRLDDHPNIVQKLPKDSVEVAIEIVKGNFSWELHSSNLTLKDLNFRVYHGMRVAVCGSVGSGKSSLLSCMLGEVPKVSGAIKLNGTMAYVAQSPWIQSGKIIDNILFGKEMDNKRYEMILEACSLKKDLELFAFGDHTIIGERGINLSGGQKQRIQIARALYYDADIYLLDDPFSAVDAHTGTHVFKECLLRILGSKTIVYVTHQVEFLRYADLILVMRDGRITQAGKYEEILSSGTDFMELVGAHKKALAGLNFVEHEVALDNLVNGEKDGSILCNKKSNQDDEERELENCKTEKLFVPKEQLVQEEKREMGGVSLSVYWKYITIAYKGAFVPLILVSQILFQLLLIVSSYWMVLSAPISEDVRPQVRGSTLIFVYVALTLGSSLCVLIRSMLIVTVGYKTTTLLFNKMHLCIFRAPMSFFDSTPSGRILNRASIDQSQVDTAVPHQIEELVISIIEFLGTTAVMSQVAWKMLIVFIPMTVTCIWYQQYYTSAARELSRLARVCQSPIIQHFSESCLGSTTIRCFDQEERFMNTNFKLVDAYSRPKFHFSGAMEWLCFRMDMLASITYVVSLVFLIQLPKEVLSPGVAGLAVTYGLGFSLHGVVWDLNRLENKIISVERILQYAYIPSEPPLLVEENRLDREWPSQGNIDVVDLQVRYAPHLPLILRDLTFTFPGGMKIGIVGRTGSGKSTLVQAIFRMLEPEAGQIMIDGINISKIGLHDLRSRLSIMPQDPTMFEGSLRSNIDPLEEYTDEQIWKALDRCQLGDKVRKMEKKLDSSGLVLEYDSPAKLLEIKSSSFAKLVKEYSGR
- the LOC122057667 gene encoding ABC transporter C family member 3-like isoform X1 — its product is MDAFDQSERIFFSQSSAIIFLHGFSAASHLIWILFLSISLAYKRYMMPTLEKSKPMLKNTYILYYWPTLLSSVSLFFCDLLLCVLNSLSGYGHGWSDLKIVTQLDFAFRTLSWFVIFTYLYIQFSHTSENRYPLLLRIWWAYYFLMSCSYFVIHLGLYWKYLSLPLLLWVYDVVSIIVGLFFGYVGLVDKGQDNEDSHLLDPLLKISSTQNNGDGRKGSSVGEENLTPYVKANILSSFTFSWMGPLLAPKHKKTLDLEDVPELANCDRANIVFTCFRNKLKYDGNGSSNGGEVSILKLVKALILSMWKEILWTALFSIVCTLASYVGPYLIVAFIQYLNSPYKLKNKGYVLVFIFFFSKIISCLSDRHLSFQLRKMAIRVRATLFAMIYEKGLRLSSQSKQSYTSGETTNLMTVDVERIGFFSWYLHDIWRVPLQVVLALLILYTRLGLASLVAFVTTMILMLVNIPLGKLQEKFQGELMDSKDKRMKVTSEVLRNMRILKLQAWEMKFLAKIIELRNFETKWLKKLLYTSAITAFIYLSAPMFVSVVTFGFCILMRMPLDSGKILSALATFQILQGPIYNLPDTISMVVQTKVSLDRIILFLRLDDHPNIVQKLPKDSVEVAIEIVKGNFSWELHSSNLTLKDLNFRVYHGMRVAVCGSVGSGKSSLLSCMLGEVPKVSGAIKLNGTMAYVAQSPWIQSGKIIDNILFGKEMDNKRYEMILEACSLKKDLELFAFGDHTIIGERGINLSGGQKQRIQIARALYYDADIYLLDDPFSAVDAHTGTHVFKECLLRILGSKTIVYVTHQVEFLRYADLILVMRDGRITQAGKYEEILSSGTDFMELVGAHKKALAGLNFVEHEVALDNLVNGEKDGSILCNKKSNQDDEERELENCKTEKLFVPKEQLVQEEKREMGGVSLSVYWKYITIAYKGAFVPLILVSQILFQLLLIVSSYWMVLSAPISEDVRPQVRGSTLIFVYVALTLGSSLCVLIRSMLIVTVGYKTTTLLFNKMHLCIFRAPMSFFDSTPSGRILNRASIDQSQVDTAVPHQIEELVISIIEFLGTTAVMSQVAWKMLIVFIPMTVTCIWYQQYYTSAARELSRLARVCQSPIIQHFSESCLGSTTIRCFDQEERFMNTNFKLVDAYSRPKFHFSGAMEWLCFRMDMLASITYVVSLVFLIQLPKEVLSPGVAGLAVTYGLGFSLHGVVWDLNRLENKIISVERILQYAYIPSEPPLLVEENRLDREWPSQGNIDVVDLQVRYAPHLPLILRDLTFTFPGGMKIGIVGRTGSGKSTLVQAIFRMLEPEAGQIMIDGINISKIGLHDLRSRLSIMPQDPTMFEGSLRSNIDPLEEYTDEQIWKALDRCQLGDKVRKMEKKLDSSVTENGENWSMGQRQLVCLGRVLLKRSKVLVLDEATASVDTATDYLIQKTLRQCFSGSTVITIAHRITSILDVDRVLFLDNAGLVLEYDSPAKLLEIKSSSFAKLVKEYSGR
- the LOC122057667 gene encoding ABC transporter C family member 3-like isoform X2 yields the protein MDAFDQSERIFFSQSSAIIFLHGFSAASHLIWILFLSISLAYKRYMMPTLEKSKPMLKNTYILYYWPTLLSSVSLFFCDLLLCVLNSLSGYGHGWSDLKIVTQLDFAFRTLSWFVIFTYLYIQFSHTSENRYPLLLRIWWAYYFLMSCSYFVIHLGLYWKYLSLPLLLWVYDVVSIIVGLFFGYVGLVDKGQDNEDSHLLDPLLKISSTQNNGDGRKGSSVGEENLTPYVKANILSSFTFSWMGPLLAPKHKKTLDLEDVPELANCDRANIVFTCFRNKLKYDGNGSSNGGEVSILKLVKALILSMWKEILWTALFSIVCTLASYVGPYLIVAFIQYLNSPYKLKNKGYVLVFIFFFSKIISCLSDRHLSFQLRKMAIRVRATLFAMIYEKGLRLSSQSKQSYTSGETTNLMTVDVERIGFFSWYLHDIWRVPLQVVLALLILYTRLGLASLVAFVTTMILMLVNIPLGKLQEKFQGELMDSKDKRMKVTSEVLRNMRILKLQAWEMKFLAKIIELRNFETKWLKKLLYTSAITAFIYLSAPMFVSVVTFGFCILMRMPLDSGKILSALATFQILQGPIYNLPDTISMVVQTKVSLDRIILFLRLDDHPNIVQKLPKDSVEVAIEIVKGNFSWELHSSNLTLKDLNFRVYHGMRVAVCGSVGSGKSSLLSCMLGEVPKVSGAIKLNGTMAYVAQSPWIQSGKIIDNILFGKEMDNKRYEMILEACSLKKDLELFAFGDHTIIGERGINLSGGQKQRIQIARALYYDADIYLLDDPFSAVDAHTGTHVFKECLLRILGSKTIVYVTHQVEFLRYADLILVMRDGRITQAGKYEEILSSGTDFMELVGAHKKALAGLNFVEHEVALDNLVNGEKDGSILCNKKSNQDDEERELENCKTEKLFVPKEQLVQEEKREMGGVSLSVYWKYITIAYKGAFVPLILVSQILFQLLLIVSSYWMVLSAPISEDVRPQVRGSTLIFVYVALTLGSSLCVLIRSMLIVTVGYKTTTLLFNKMHLCIFRAPMSFFDSTPSGRILNRASIDQSQVDTAVPHQIEELVISIIEFLGTTAVMSQVAWKMLIVFIPMTVTCIWYQQYYTSAARELSRLARVCQSPIIQHFSESCLGSTTIRCFDQEERFMNTNFKLVDAYSRPKFHFSGAMEWLCFRMDMLASITYVVSLVFLIQLPKEVLSPGVAGLAVTYGLGFSLHGVVWDLNRLENKIISVERILQYAYIPSEPPLLVEENRLDREWPSQGNIDVVDLQVRYAPHLPLILRDLTFTFPGGMKIGIVGRTGSGKSTLVQAIFRMLEPEAGQIMIDGINISKIGLHDLRSRLSIMPQDPTMFEGSLRSNIDPLEEYTDEQIWKALDRCQLGDKVRKMEKKLDSSVTENGENWSMGQRQLVCLGRVLLKRSKVLVLDEATASVDTATDYLIQKTLRQCFSGSTVITIAHRITSILDVDRVLFLDNGLVLEYDSPAKLLEIKSSSFAKLVKEYSGR